The window AGGTATTCTGAAGCTTGCTGTCGAAAACAAGCAAGGAAGGGAGAAGTTAAGGACACAGAAATCTTTCGAACTTCtaaaaagattgaagaaaaacaaAACAACCAAATCGAACAGACACACCTCGATTTTGAGCGTAGACGATTCACTTGATGGTAAGAGCAGGCCTCTTTATCAAGCAAAATTCTCTTCCGAAGATTCAATTCCAGTTCTTTATGAGCTTGAAGAGCTCTTAGAGAACCGCCAATGAGCATACACTTCATCCGAGAAGACACTAAATCTGCATTCTTTCTAAAATTTATACACAGCGCGTTTTTAATAAAGATAGACTCAAACAAGAGTCCGAGATTTCAATGGCAATTCTCGAGAATTTGATTAGGTTTGTCAAAAATGTGGTCTTTGAACTGAGACAAATTCTCACCAGAGTAGCTTATCTTACCAGAAACTTCAACTTCTACGCCGTCCTTCACTGTCGCACCAGCTTTTTTCAAGCGTGATGTGCCTAGATCTAGGTAAGCCTTGCGACTGGTTTCTGCATTATCGTTCGAGCTCCCACGGccattcttcaatggaGCAAATTCTTCACGTCTTTCAACCTCCAGACAGCCAAATTTGTTTAATGGCACAGTGGGAAAAACGTCAAATATAAACTGTTCCAACTTAATACCATTTGGAATGGTTACTTTAACAGTTTCTACGGTTTCAGCGTTGAAAAATgatattttcttctttgcaatgtGGTAAGGAATCTTAGTGCACCAATTGTCCAGTTCACGGTGTAACAGGTCGACCGAATAATAATGATTAACAATGTTGGCTGCACGGAATTGCAACAAACCATCAGCATCGCGTGCTTCGGCTAATTCCTTTGAGATTTCAGAATATTCAATGACACACGGTTTCCCTTGTCTCGTAGCAATTAAACCAACTGATTCGTGCGCATCCCTTTTCCTGACAGCCTTCGTAGCCAATTCAAACTTGTGTTTAATGGCAAATCCGATAAAGACTGGATCTGCTACTTTTGATAGCACATTATCCACACAGTACATGTAGACGTGTTTGATACCCTTGATGGcgaaatcttgaagaagcttgTTATCCCTTAAAGCTCGATATAGACCACCGTTACCATCTGGCGATTCTACTAACTCAGTTGGCGAGGCTAATAGAAGCTTTTCGCCATTTAG of the Torulaspora delbrueckii CBS 1146 chromosome 7, complete genome genome contains:
- the QRI1 gene encoding UDP-N-acetylglucosamine diphosphorylase (similar to Saccharomyces cerevisiae QRI1 (YDL103C); ancestral locus Anc_2.348) encodes the protein MEVRKLYEQAGQGQLFDHWESLSPSDQQALVQNLSSVASKNDPKKLVSDCQQAISLSKTMANQGGSIEPLPASSYQSVIGDEKAKQEYWQLGLDAIIKGEVGVILMAGGQGTRLGSSQPKGCYDIGLPSGKSLFQIQAEKILRLQTLTRTSHLIPWYIMTSKPTRTDTEEFFKKHDFFGLKASQVTFFNQGTLPAFDLNGEKLLLASPTELVESPDGNGGLYRALRDNKLLQDFAIKGIKHVYMYCVDNVLSKVADPVFIGFAIKHKFELATKAVRKRDAHESVGLIATRQGKPCVIEYSEISKELAEARDADGLLQFRAANIVNHYYSVDLLHRELDNWCTKIPYHIAKKKISFFNAETVETVKVTIPNGIKLEQFIFDVFPTVPLNKFGCLEVERREEFAPLKNGRGSSNDNAETSRKAYLDLGTSRLKKAGATVKDGVEVEVSGKISYSGENLSQFKDHIFDKPNQILENCH